GAAGAATAATGCACACATACAGTgacaaagacagacttttatCCTACTACAAAGACCTTTGGTCTTACCTGTCACAGATTATTAATGACTGTTAATGTACACCGCTTTGTTAGTTTGTGTTTGCGTGTGGCCCGCGCCCACTGATCATATGGAGACCAGAAATTAATCGCGGATGACCAAACAAATTTCATAAAGGCCCCGCAGATTATTTTCCAGTTGTcgttttaaatattaattcttTAAGAACGCAATACATCTGTCGTTTTGCATACATGTGCTGATTGAGTAATGAACAGGGGGAttcattatttactttattgcatCAAACCTTCCCACATTGAGTTCAGAATATTATGTTATAAATTACACTGAAGAAGACTGTGGGCTGCAGACAACATATTTTAAAACGGATGGCAAATGCACCTTGAGTTTGGAATACTTTGTGTTGAAGATTTCAGCCATATTCCAGTAGCAGTAAGACACCAATGAATTAAAGCTAACTGTGTCTGCACACAACGTCTTCCTCCTTACCAGTCCCTGAAAGACATCCTCTGTCTTTGCAGACAGAAGCTGGAGTCTTATGGGACACAGAGCGCCATAGCGGCTGCTCGCTCTCCTAGTAAATCACTGACCCAGAGCACAACTActgtacacacatgcacacacataactCCCCGGAGAAGCGCAGATACAGCCTGTGAACCTCATCACTCAGTGAGGGCAGAGTAAAGAGCGATGAGAAATGTCACAGGGGGGCTACCCCCACCTCCTTTCCTGAGTGACCACCACACTGCTCTTTAAAGTGCATCCTTCCTTTCTACTTCCTTTCCTCCTCTTTCCTTCCCATGAGGGACCAACAATCTGAAGAGGCTGGCTAAGGTGCGCTGGGGAATCCTTCACTTGGGCAACAGACCAAGCGTCAGCTACTtcaaagaaagaaggaaaaggaaGGATGGAagaatcttttttgttttttaaaaaaacatactatacGATACGTCTCATCTGTCACCCATCCCTCCACTCCtttgctttctgtcttttttccgTTCTCTCCTTTTTCTGGCGTCTCAAAAAACTCTCGTCCAGAAACAGATCCCATTACATGCCATTATACACACTcagactctctctctttcacatgcacacacacattaatacAACTGAGAACAGAGTGCGGGAGGTATTGTGGGTACAGATCAAAATTGGCAGGATGGTCTTTGTGTAGGCAGATtagataaaacaacaacaaaaaaacccactaatGGCATTAAGCTGATGGCCTGAAAGCCACAGTCACACTGACAACCACTCAGGGGAATACACACCCGTCCCCAGTGACAGAAAGAAGGAGCCACTGACACATCAGAGGCGGGGatcaggttttctgtttttgtggcGATGGTTCTATATCGGAGCTAAAAGCTACATAACCAGGCATGTGTATTTTTGTACCATAAAGCCCAGAAAAGTATTCTCGAAACACAGATTCACTTCACAGTAGGACAAGGTCACACTGAATGAGGCCCCGCATCTGCCTTCCTGACCTCGAGCTCAAAGTTGTAGAGCTCATTACTGTTGGCATAGTGTACAACTAGCCATGTGGATCAGTACATATGCATACATGAATGAGTGTGTTTCCAGTGTCCAGAGGTACAAATACATCCAGATGAGAACATGGGAATCATATTTCCTTCAAGAAGCCATCCACCtaaagcaacacacacacacaactaatGCTAATCAGGATTAGGTTTCCTGTGCTCTggaatgtgtgtgcatatgcGAATATGTCACTAGTTCTGGGGGAATTGTAGAAATTGGTAAGTCATCTGTTCACGCATGACGACTTTAGGTCATAGCTGAGGCAAAATACCATCCACTCACATAGTGGGCATGAGATTATTCCCGTAACTGAGCTTTTAATCAATGATATATTAGCAGGGTAGCGTTATGATGGAGATGATTACTTGggaatttttttcccccctctggtGCAATTTTCACAACAGCAGAGATAATCGATTTGCTACAACTGAAACTTCCAGCTTTAATTCACAAGCTAAAGCAGCATATTAAATTACATGTTAACTAATGGAGAAGGCTTGTTTGAGTGTATAACTCGGATGCAAATGCACACAAGTAAAAATGGGACAGTAATTCATTCATACTCCCAAAAGCCAAAGATTTCCTTTTCCTCCCCTCAGATTTCCAACAACATGTTTGGCCACAATTAGAGCCCCTCTGGTATATCAAGGCTGAATCAGTATAGTCTGTTACAGAACACAAACCTCCAGAGCGCCTCAACTTGTAAAGGAATCTCACATAGTGCTACAATAATATACTAGTGCATCTCATCTTCCTCTTTACAATGTTCCATAGGTTCTCATTTGGGTACAGGTCAGCTGATTTGGCTGGCCAATCACAGACAATAATAACATGGTCAGCAGCATGGTAGTAGTTTTGGGACTGTGGCCAGGTGCCAAGTCCTGCTGGAAAAGGAAATTGACATCTTTAAGAATTGTCAGCCAATGGAAGCATAAAGTGCTCTAAAATCTCCTGGCAGTTGGCTGTGTTGACTTggatttgataaaaaaaaaaaggaaaagtaacaACTGTCAACATCAGCAGACGACatagccccccccccaaaatacATCACAGACTTCAGACACCTCACACTGGACTTCAAACATCTTGAGTTCTGTGCCACTGTTCCTTCAGACTCCAGGACCTTGattttcaaatgaaaagcaaaatgtgctTTCATCTAAAAAGAGAACTTTGAACCACTGTGCagttttttccagttttatttctctttaaaCCTGGTAAGACGCTTCTGATACTGCGTCTGAGCGGTTTAATATTAGGAATATGACAGTTGCAGCTCCTTTCCTGAAGAGATCGACCTCAGTCAGCTCTTTGTGGAGCTCTCACCAGTTCTTGAATGGACTTTTCTTGACAAGGTTACAGTACACCTTTTCCTACCATGCTTTTCCCTTGTAGTCGGCTTTGTAACAACTTGCTTTGAAACGTGACTCTTAAAACAGCCAGCCTTTTCAGCAATGACCTTCTGTGCCTTACTGTCCTTAGGAGGGTGTTGATAATCGTCATCTGAACAGCTGTCAAGTAACCAGTCTTCTCTGAGAGATACAGAGCTTTTATACTCCTTGATTGGCAATTTGCTCAAACTTAAAATACTCTAATAATCTGGGATACTGGACTTCAGATATCAGACAATTTTACATGCAATTAATGTAGAATATACTGTATATAGAATATAAGTCAATATTTTTTAACCAAACaaccaaaaatatatttttataatattCTAATTATTTGAGATACAAGAGTATGTGGGAGTGCATTTACATCTGgaatttttaacattaaaataacTATTATTTCCCAACTACTAACAAAACAGACACTGGGTTAAATACTTAGACCAACATTCTTTGTGTTGTTTGGGGCAAAGTTTTATCTCAGTATCTTGTTTTTAACGTCTATTCGGATTATTTTGGTATCTTGGCTCACAGTAAAAATCTCATACCAAGCCGCTGCCAACAATCAGTTGTGTTCCATTTGCTTATGACATTTCTTGAAatgcaatggaaaaaaaaattgtacatGCACTGGGAGCTAtttctgattgttgtttcagAGGCTTTATAGCTCTCGTGACAACGCTGTATAAAAAAAAACGTGTGCCAGAAGAGAAAAATCTGTGATCCATACTGATGGATTTAACCTGACAGTGAAGGTGGTTAGAAGTGTAGACTCTTGCTGGAGCACAAATTCAGCAGTTTGCATGCTTGCAATActttaaaataaaccacacGTTGTTTAGTTGATCACAGATGGTTGATAAATTaaaactttgtgtgtttgtgtttgagaaGTGAGAACGAGCGAGAATGAAGACCATGTCTGTGTGCCAGTATTTGTTAAGTTCCTCTTTGGGAACTGagcattttttcccccccataCTCGTTAGGTGAAAAGCCAAGAAAGAGCACCGACCATATATGACTATCTCCTGTGCTCATTTTTCTCCGCCCTCCCTCTCTGCCGCTGGTTTTTCCCCCACATTGATATCTGACCTGCACTATTTTAAAGCACCTTCCATATTCTGGTTTTTCTTACCTGCTGAGAACACTGGCTTATGTTACACATtgtatgtctctgtgtgtgaatTATATGCTACCTCTCCAATGGATGTGTGTATTGAACTTGCCTTGGTGAAAAATACAGAGAGGTGAGTTTCACTGCCAAGGATCCAAATAGGGAACTTTGGAGACTTGAGGAATGCCCCGACCtgcaacacacagacacacacacaggcgcacaGAGAAAAGGAATGCATAACCTATGAGTGTCTATTTCAGTAAATTTCATCATGAATCAGTAATCGCTTGAAATGTAACATGCAGATTCTCCATtcaacattaatatttaaataacagCGGCATGTTATTTCTCTAAACCCTTGACAATAATATGCATAATGAAATGCTGTAAAATGACAATGATAACTTAAACCGCCATGAATAGCATATAAATGAGCTGCTTTGTAAGGTCGATCTTAAGAGCTCTTTAGTTACTTTGGCAACCATCTACTTGCCATTAACCTATTACAGCTGCTTACTTACTTTACCTGGCTCTACCTTGGCTTGCTTATATTGATAAATGAGCATTCCTGTTTTTCAAGCCAGCTGAATTATTTTGTGGTACAAGCATTTTTATACCTTTTCATTGTGATCTGTTTTGAATAAATCAGCGTTTCAGTGCACGTGTTCCAAGAATAACTGTTCCTTCCAAACATATTTTCGCATGGGAGTACAAACTTTGGTCTATGGTTCACAGTTGGAAATGTCAGAATTACAACTAACAACAAgtgtttgtgtctttatttgtatttgtatttatagtcctccttTCAGTTTACACAATGGGCGTCCATCTTTATTTGCATTCAAGCTTTCTTGAGCAAACACGAATCCTCTGCAAGCTCACAAACAACCACCACTGGAGAATTTGTTTATACTTTTAAATTATGCTTTGTGAACCTACAGAAAAAAGTTGGCAAGCTGTGTAAAACGTAAATGAAAAAACTGAATGATTTGAATCCATTTCAACTCCACAGCTAATTCAAAACATCTTTAATGCTGAAACTGTAGAAAACTGTAGTGGTTTTTGAAAAACAGAATTGGGACAGCAGCTTTAAAACACTGGAAAAGTTGGGCAATACTAGACAATCACTTTGTGGAGAATTTTATAGCTGATTAGATTAACTGGAAACAGTCAGGATGATGGCTGGATATAAAAAGAGCAGCCCAGAGATGCTGAATCTTTCAGAAGCAAAGATGTGGAAGGCATCATCATTTGTTGAGAGACCATATGGTCATAATGTTAAATAAGTCAAGAGTGTTTCCAAACATAAAATACCAAAGACTCGGGGCATTTCATCATCTACAGTTCGTACTACGGCcaaaagattcagagaatctggaaAAATATCTGTACACAAAGGACAAGCCAGAAAACTAACATTTTAGGACAAAAATATCACTATTATTATAAATGGACAGACTATTGCTGGTAAACACAATTTGCGGCTGTATCCTCAAATGCAAATTAAAACTCAACTATGCAaccagagaaaaacaaacatcctgACAAATCCacatttaaaattctttttggaaaactTGGACATTGTCTCCTCTGAGGAACAAATGAACTGGACTGCCTGGCTTGTTATCAGCATGAATTCAAAATTCAGCATCATTATGTGTTTGCATTGGTGCATAAAGTGAGGGCATCTCAACTTAATTCAAATGCATttataaagcacaaaaaactgaatagataaaaataataagGGGAATAGATAAGAATGTGGTAAACATAGGAGCACAGGAGACACAATGGGCAAATCAGACACTCAAATGCCAATTAGTACAAATAAGCTTTGACTCAGTGAAGGAACAGATTCGACTGTGAGGGGAATGCTGTTCCACAGTTTGGGGGCAAACACAGTGAATGCATGACCTCTCCCAAGTTTAAATCTAGAGCGCAGGACAGTCAGAAGCATCCGATCGATTGAGCAGAGGGACCTGGAAGCAGCGTATGGATGTAAGAGGTGGGACATGTAATAATGAATCAGACCATGAAGGGCTTTGTAAACAAACAGAGACTTGCACATCGGGCAAATAATCATTATTTCTTAGCAACATATGCAGGAATCAGTGCTAAACTTGCTAACCacataaaaatgtcaaatgcaTTTTCAAGAAAGACCTTGCTTGCTTCACTAAGACAATGCTAAACCACACTTTGGACGCATTACAAAAGCATGGCTCTCTAGCGCCCCTGCAGGCCAATCTGTTGCCGAGCTGATATTTTTCAAAAGCCAATACAATTTCTAGGCTTCAAAATCTGATGTTTACATAGTCAAATTACATGTAACTACTACCACATGTAAgcttcatttgattttaaaatgatgtgtgttttgtgaCATTTTAGAGAGCTTCCCAAGCTTTGTGAAAATTTAAGTGTATCTGTGTCTGTACCTTGCAGTAGCGTAGTGATTCCATTAGTGTGAGAAAACCAACACATGCCTGTTTATGAATTCCCTGTAGTTCTGCAAGACAggaatggggggaaaaaaacaacaacaacaacaaaataagaaTTCCAATGATGTCAAACTGGTATTCATTTTTAGTTTTGTGCAGTGCTGTGAGGTTTAAGAGTTATGACAGTCTGGTGACCAGAGTTTAAATCTTAGACCACAAATGACTCCTGTGACTCTCATATGTGTAGATGTTTCTTTTGTGTGGATTTGGTGTCTTTAAGGAGCTCCATGCAATGCTTAATTGAAGTCTTACTCATTCCAGAGCACTCCCTGTCTCCATCCCAGACATTAGAGACAGCATGACCAGTTATAAGAAGGTTCACCAGGCTTTGACTGCAAAAGAGGGGAAAAGACACATCAAGAGggtgaaaaaaacccaaaagttCCAAATAAAATGTAAGATATCTACCGCTTCTAGAAATTGTCATGTGACTATATAAGGATATGGAAAAAACAGGTGAAGATTTGCTTCACTACCTTCCATGGCCATGTACAGGATCTATGAGAGGCTCCATTGTGTCCTGGATCTCATTCCTTATATTTTCTATGCCCTGCACAAACAGAACCAGAGGAAattaatgtatttaatttttggTTAAATTGATGAATGACGATGATTTAATGCAAAAATCAAAGTCTTAAATTGAGCAGCAGTTTCATTCACGTCATAATTATTTCAGTATTGCATTTTTCTAACCATCTCTGTCTCGTGCTTTCATTTCTTTACCTTAGTGAGGATGACAGAGTAGAGGAAAAGCAAGACTCCACAGCACCCCCTCCAGGTGTGGTAGAGAGACAGCACCTCCTCTCTGAGATCGGCCACTGACACAACAGTCCGTTTGCTGCAGGAGGGAAACAAACACTAGAATGATGTATGAAACACTCAAAAGACAAATGTGCTGGGCTTCAGGAGGTGTCAATATGACAAATGCACTAACTGAGTTTGTGATGCCCAGATGCCCTTTCACAACAGGGCAGGTATCAAATAAATGAGAGGGTGAAGAATAATCTGATCTTTTGTTTGGAGCCACTTCCCTCTTTTGCTCAACCTTGGAAAGCTTGCTAGTGAAGCTATTCGTCTTGGTTTGCGTGCACTTCCTCACAGTGAGTCAGCACTGCTTTTTGCTGACTAATGTCTCAACTGCCAGTGCACTATTTGATGAAATTTCAATATTTGTCTGGCAAACACACCACTGCAGTCATTtggcttgtgtttgtgtggcagACGGTGTGTGAGAAAGGTAGTTCTTTTTTATTAGGCAATCAGTGAAAATGCTGAATCAGCAAATTGTGAGCagtgagtgagtgaaaaaggtaaCACAGATGTGAAAGCCTATTCTTGCAGACTTAGATGAATCTAGTTGAAATGTGCTGTTCTCTAGTACAGTAATGCATATTGACAACTGTCCCACCATGACTTACAAAGTCCAAATCCCTCCAGAATACAAACAGTGATTACTTAATATCAGGATTTTATGGGTATTAAAGAAGCAAATTGTTATATGTGGACAGAATATTTACTGTCACTTACTGGAGAACACTGTGAAATTGCTCAAAGCCAAGCTCCTCAGCAGCCAAAGCAGCTaggcacaataaaacacacagaaaccgTAGCATTAGAGCATGTCACATCGAAATACTGGATCAAGTGATTAGTCATTAAAAATTTCTATTTAACAATTAAATATTAAGACAAGTCTTCATTTAAACAGTAAAAATACTTCTGCAGTTTCATTTTCAACGTGCATCTTTTATGGAAATGTGACAGACGTAGGACTCACTGGGTTGCTGTTCCTGTGGTGGCTGACTGCTTGCTGGCTCTGGCATCTCCTGTGTTTGCGACTGTGCCTGTGTGATCGTTTGTGTGCTAGTGTGTGGGCTCTGTCCTTTGGCCCAGGTCACCAGGCAGAACCCCGTGGAGGTGCTGGAGCAGACAGACTCCAGGATTTCGCTTAGCGTCGAACAAAGTGCCATTTTCTGCTCCTCCTctaacatacacaaacataaaacgtgctttttaaaaaaacaaaaaacaaaacaaaaaaaccatgcCGACCACATAAAATTAAGAGCACAGGCAATTCAATGaatgagtttgttttttgtttttgttttttaatttaagaaaTTACCTGACATTTGTCTCCAGTTGGAACTTTCTCTGTTAAAGAGGACATTTTTTAGGAGGAAAGCCTGCAAAGAAACAAAGTCTGTAACCAAATTTGCAAGAAATATTGCATGGTGCAATGTGCTTTATCTCTTAGACATTGTTTGTCCACAATCAGCAATCACAGACTAACAAAAACTGATATTTACTTCATTTTATACAAGTAACCATTTTTATGGGGTCGCCAGTTATACAAATCTAATTTTTGATCAAAACAAGATGGTCAAGATTAGATTTTTCACAATGTTTGTCTCACTTTGTCTTCTTTTATAAATCCAgtgtactttttcccccctCGTGATGGGATCTATTATACGTTTCCTTAATGGTGGATGTTTACATAAAACAAGGAATATGTTTCAAAATGTGAGGTCAGCACATGTGCACATAATACCTCTTAGCTAAACGTTCAGGTGCTCTAAAGTGAGCCATGCATGTCTGGCTGTGAGTAGCCCTACCCACTGTTAAATAAGACCGTTTTTTTTATAAGGAGCAGCTAAAACAGAACATTGTGGTCAAGGGAGGGTAAAAGTagctaaaaaatgttttatagaaTGTGGATGAACTGAAGAGCTACACTACAGCCCAGTGTAAGATAAAATacaattattttaaactttaagtCAAACAAAGCTATTTTTGAGACCAAGACCACAAgcatggagctggaaatgagcataaCACATCTCCTTTAAAGCAGAAAACCTTGTTGTCAGGCTGTGGCATATTTAGTTCAGTTTGCATTTATTATAATCTCAATTTTAACCAAAATAATTGCATAAAGATATTTTATCATAAATGAGCAGGACAAATTGTCAGAAGGCTGAATACGATCTTACCTGGATAGGTGCTATTACAGCACAGGGTCCTCCTTCAAACTGCTCCAGTGCTGTGAGCTCACTTTCACTAAAAACAAATCCTGTGATAAACAGCAAAAAGATTTTGTGTCGATAACaacttaaaaaaaccaaaacaaacaaacaaatggatATCCAGCTGAAGACCTGAGGGCCACAGACCAAAATCAGGGCGTAAACCGCAACATGCAGGTAAGTATTTATACTttcattttcagtattttacattttaactttGTTTCAGCTAGAATTTCACAC
This sequence is a window from Oreochromis aureus strain Israel breed Guangdong linkage group 11, ZZ_aureus, whole genome shotgun sequence. Protein-coding genes within it:
- the mindy3 gene encoding ubiquitin carboxyl-terminal hydrolase MINDY-3 isoform X2, yielding MSELNKDVVDLVWGRPSSGVSVSIFRRWAQGFVFSESELTALEQFEGGPCAVIAPIQAFLLKNVLFNRESSNWRQMSEEEQKMALCSTLSEILESVCSSTSTGFCLVTWAKGQSPHTSTQTITQAQSQTQEMPEPASSQPPQEQQPTALAAEELGFEQFHSVLHKRTVVSVADLREEVLSLYHTWRGCCGVLLFLYSVILTKGIENIRNEIQDTMEPLIDPVHGHGSQSLVNLLITGHAVSNVWDGDRECSGMKLQGIHKQVGAFLKSPKFPIWILGSETHLSVFFTKEMSLVGPESPSEQARRVFQSFDPEDNGFIPESLLEDVMKALDLVSEPEYVTLVKSKLDPENLGIILLGPFLLEFFPDQDSGIPDSFPVYHYNGLKQSNHKERVEYVEGTALVLGFEDPMVRTDDTPVKRCLQTKWPYIELLWTTDRSPSLN
- the mindy3 gene encoding ubiquitin carboxyl-terminal hydrolase MINDY-3 isoform X1; protein product: MSELNKDVVDLVWGRPSSGVSVSIFRRWAQGFVFSESELTALEQFEGGPCAVIAPIQAFLLKNVLFNRESSNWRQMSEEEQKMALCSTLSEILESVCSSTSTGFCLVTWAKGQSPHTSTQTITQAQSQTQEMPEPASSQPPQEQQPTALAAEELGFEQFHSVLHKRTVVSVADLREEVLSLYHTWRGCCGVLLFLYSVILTKGIENIRNEIQDTMEPLIDPVHGHGSQSLVNLLITGHAVSNVWDGDRECSGMKLQGIHKQACVGFLTLMESLRYCKVGAFLKSPKFPIWILGSETHLSVFFTKEMSLVGPESPSEQARRVFQSFDPEDNGFIPESLLEDVMKALDLVSEPEYVTLVKSKLDPENLGIILLGPFLLEFFPDQDSGIPDSFPVYHYNGLKQSNHKERVEYVEGTALVLGFEDPMVRTDDTPVKRCLQTKWPYIELLWTTDRSPSLN